The Polyodon spathula isolate WHYD16114869_AA unplaced genomic scaffold, ASM1765450v1 scaffolds_3219, whole genome shotgun sequence genome has a segment encoding these proteins:
- the LOC121311428 gene encoding GTPase IMAP family member 4-like produces the protein MKQKYEEEQRKREEELMEMLKKQMKEEELEKEAEESKLPVRRRNSTERARPSFSGGEGEAPLADNQAPPSPPELRMVLLGKTGAGKSAAGNTILGREGFRSEASSSAGTRECEKREGEVAGRRVAVIDTPELTSQNKLPIGSCMSLSAPGPHAFLLVIPVGRFPEEERRAVETVQEIFSEEAVRSYTMLLFTHSDKLKGKTIEDYIQRGSKELQQLVEKCGNRYHVLNTEDRSDRTQVTQLLDKIDNMVKGNNPSYYTSEMYQQAEEKAGEVRLRKKREEQIDRVGYEKSKLLKERPEELELQLELRREKEKSRVLERELKRAQEGEQELKKQREKMRELEEEQRRDREKKGGAAERKRGEQKKTKNDF, from the exons atgaaacagaaatatgaggaggaacagaggaagAGAGAAGAGGAGCTGATGGAGATGTTGAAGAAGCAAATGAAGGAAGAGGAGCTGGAGAAAGAGGCAGAGGAATCCAAGCTGCCTGTCAGGAGAAGGAACAGCACTGAAAGAGCTCGTCCCAGCT tttctgGAGGTGAAGGAGAGGCTCCCCTTGCAGATAACCAAGCGCCTCCCAGCCCCCCTGAGCTGAGGATGGTGCTGCTTGGGAAGACTGGGGCTGGGAAGAGTGCAGCAGGAAACACCATCCTGGGCAGAGAGGGGTTTAGATCTGAAGCCAGCTCCTCTGCAGGAACGAGGGAGTGTGAGAAGAGAGAAGGAGAAGTGGCTGGGAGACGTGTTGCTGTTATTGACACTCCAGAGCTCACCTCTCAGAACAAACTCCCGATAGGCAGCTGCATGTCTCTGTCTGCCCCGGGACCCCACGCTTTCCTCCTGGTGATACCGGTGGGCCGATTcccagaggaagagaggagagcaGTGGAGACAGTCCAGGAGATATTCAGTGAGGAGGCTGTGAGGAGCTACACGATGCTGCTTTTCACACACAGTGACAAACTGAAAGGCAAGACCATTGAGGATTATATTCAGAGAGGCAGCAAGGAGCTCCAGCAGCTTGTTGAGAAATGTGGGAACAGGTATCATGTTCTCAACACTGAGGACAGGAGCGATCGCACTCAGGTCACACAGCTCCTGGACAAGATAGACAACATGGTGAAGGGAAACAACCCCAGCTACTACACCAGTGAGATGTACCAGCAAGCAGAAGAGAAGGCTGGAGAAGTGAGGCTAAGGAAGAAGAGAGAAGAGCAGATTGACAGGGTGGGATATGAAAAGAGCAAACTGCTAAAGGAGAGGCCAGAAGAGCTGGAGCTACAActggagctgaggagagagaaggagaaatcCAGAGTGCTGGAGCGGGAGCTGAAGAGAGCACAAGAAGGGGAGCAAGAGCTGAAGAAACAGAGGGAGAaaatgagagagctggaggaggagcagaggagagacagagagaaaaaagGGGGAGCTGCggagagaaagaggggagagcaaaagaaaaccaaaaatgacttttaa